Within the Ochrobactrum sp. Marseille-Q0166 genome, the region TCGCGGATTTGACGCATCTCCTTTTTGACCAGCGCTGTATTGCCTCGCGGTGGATGCATGGGATCCACCAGAACGACTTTTGGTTTGAGGTCGGGAATGAGTAGGCTGGAATCGCCGTGTAACAGCGTCATGCGCGCTACGGTTTCCGCATATTGACCGCCTTCAGCTGCAGCGCGTGCCAGCCCTTCAGCGAGCAGATCATGCATTTTCTCTGATCGCTCTATCAGCGTTACCTTCGCCCCCAGTGAAGCGAGCAGAAAAGCGTCGCGGCCAAGGCCTGCTGTTGCGTCCACAATGTCTGGCGTAATGCCACCTGTGAGACCGGCTGCTTTTGCCAGAGCCTGTCCGCGTCCCTCACCAGAACGAAAGCGATGCCCGACGGCACCGCCGACAAAATCAACGATCAGTTCCGATGTGTCTATTTTCTGCGACATAGATAATTCCGAAACATAGCCATTGTTAGAATGGGCAAGGGGCTGTGAATTTCACATGACGACCATCCGGGTGACGGAAAGCGACTTCTTCTGCGTGAAGAAGCAAGCGGTCTGCCGAGGCAAGTGCATCCCCTTCGGCATAAAACGCATCGCCGAGAATAACATGTCCCAGCGCTTTCATATGAACGCGCAATTGATGCGTACGACCGGTCAGCGGAAACAATTGCATCCGTGTGCTGTTTTGATGACGTTGCAGCACTTGCCAGCGTGTCTGGGCGGGCTTGCCATTATCGGGATCCACCCGATGACGCGGTTTACTATCAGGATCAATCGCCAGTGGAAGATCGATCAGTCCCTCGTCGTGTTCCACCTGCCCCCAAACCTCTGCAATGTAGCGCTTCTCTGTCGTGCGCGCTTCAAACTGCGCAGCAATAGAGGCGTGGGCTTTACGATTGAGTGACATGAGCACGAGACCGGACGTGTCCTTGTCCAGACGATTGATCATCAATGCTTCTGGAAACTGTTTTTGGACGCGTGTGGCCAGGCTGTCAGAAAGCGCGGGATGACGTCCGGGGACGGATAACAGCCCGCTTGGCTTATCCAGAACCAGAATAGCCGTATCACGATGGATGATCGAAACATACGGCTCCAGCGGCGGGTTATAAACGGGAGAAACATCTGACAGCTCATTCATAAGGCCATCTAGCACAGTTTAGCTCTCTTCGAGAAGTCTCGAGACCTTTAAACCCTGCTGAGAATGAAGCGGCTCCTCAACTTTCATCGTGCCAATGGACGAGACTACTTAGGGCATTCAAAACCACTCTGAACGCAAAGAATCTGGAGGCGCTTGGCTTTGAGCGATTGGTTGAATTTACTCATTGAGATCAGCGTGGGCAATGCGCACCACAAACGTCGTCTTCGGATGGAAGAAGATCAAGTCTTTTAAATCTGATCTCGAAAGCCAGCTTAAGACGATCGTGGAGAGAAGCGCGCCGCTTGATCCGAATTAAGGTTTTGAGGTTATATGGCGGTTTCTCCCGCTTGCAGATTCAGTATTTGAGCTCTGTGACGATTGTAATGGTAATATTATCAATGTCTAAATCATGATGCAGATAGATAGCAAATCACGCAAGAATCTCATCTGACAGGTTGGTGGAGAAAATCTTTAGCGTGGTGCAATACAATGTTTATGGGCAGTATGATCCTCTGATTATTTCCATTGCTCCGGTATCAGGAGAGCCGGGACTTCAAAAGTTGCAAAATGCCATTCAACGCTCGATTTCTGATAATTGGGATCAAAACTATTCGTACGGCAAGTTAGGGTCAGGACCTATTGATTTTAGCTGAGGGGCGTGATTCAGGCTTTGCGAGAAGGAACCTGGCTGATGAGTAATTTGTTTTGGCTGACGGAAGCGCAAATGGCTCGTTTTCAGCCCTATTTCCCCAAGAGCCATGGCCGTCAGCGGTTGATGATCGACGCGTTCTGAGTAGCATCATCTTCGTAAACCGCAATGGCCTCAGATGGCGCGATGCACCGAAGGAATACGGTCCCTCCAAGACGCTTTATAACCGCTGGAAACGCTTGGGTGACGAGGGCATCTTTCCCATCAAGGATTGGCGGCGCGTTGCTACGCGTTACGACCAGTGCCCGATGGCCTTCTTCTCCGCTATTGCTCTCGCAGCAATCGTCATCTTCTGGCTTTGATCAACGAGTCCTGAACCTAGTTCACGCGTCCACTTCTCGGCTTCGTTCTCACTGTCGAACGATTTGCAGCGTGGCTTCATTCCACGTCTGCGAACCTGTGCCTGCCATCGGCCCCTGAGTTTCCAGCGCATGAATACTGGGATCCTGAAGCGCATTGCCTTGCGGCTGCTGATAAGGGGAGAGATCGTCAAAGAGTGAAATGGTAATAAGTTCGGCGCCGTATTCATGGCTGAATGGGTCAAGTTGGGCGCGTCTTTCTTTTTGGCTTCGCAGATCAATAATGCGACTTACCCCCAATCTCCTTTAGCGCGGAAATTCTGGACTTATCGACGTGTCCCATGTTTCCCGGCCGAAAAGTCTTTCGTCAGGCCAGATTGCCAAGCGTTGTGCGGCATCCGCCCAAGTCATGCAAATTGAAGTTATAGGAAACTTTAGCGTCGCGATCATTTATTGTCATGACCCCTTAGTCGGAATGGGGAGAAGCAACCAGATAGAGGGAGCTGATTGGCGTCGCAGCAGTCTTTTCGTGTTTAAAAAGCTGTAATTTTTCATTCCGCGGCTTAAGTTGACTTTCAGCGACTCACCTACCCGAGGTTATACCTATGCCGAGCACCATAGAAGCCGCGATAGATTGCGAAAAACAACTGCGCTTGGCAATGATTTCGGAAGATGTCGATGCCCTTGATGATCTCATTTGTGATGATTTGATTTTTACCGGACCCATCGGCAATGTTATGACAAAGCAAGACGACTTGGCGGCGCACCGCAGTCGAGTGCTATGCATTCACAGCCTTGACCTTTTTGAGACTCGTTTTCAGCCTGTTGAGAATATGGTTATTGCAACCGCAAAGGCAAATCTCACAGGCTTATTTGACGGAATGCCGATTTCTGGAGTGTTTGCCTATACAAGGCTATGGCGATCAGTGGAGAATGGATGGCGCGTTCAAGCTGGACATTGCTCACAGATAGGCGATATTTAAAGGCTCGTTTGTCCTGTGCGCCCGGAAGGTATTCTATCAGTCTGCCCGAAGAGTTGCTGATTGTTTGGTAGCGAGTTTAAAACCCGTCTGATCGATCCGTAAACGTGGCCCTTTATTGGAAAATATCCGCGAGCCGCTTAATTAACACCTCGCAAGATGTGAGGTAATTCGAGCATATTGTTGGTATTTACCAATAAAATGGCGGAGAGGGTGGGATTCGAACCCACGGTGGAGTTACCCCCACGCCGCATTTCGAGTGCGGTACTTTCGACCACTCAGCCACCTCTCCGCATTGTGCACCAAGGGTAAAGCAGTCTATAAAACCGCGCCGTTGATAAGCATCTAAAGCGAATGCTAAGTGTGTAGCGGCTCAATAACGAGCCAAATGCAATTAGACAAGACCTAATTTGCATTCTGTTGTGAAAATTCTTGACTTTTCTTTAGCTTCCAACCTATAAGCACCAGACTTCAGGCGTGGAGTAATCCGCGCCTATTGTTTTGATTACGAATTTCGGGTTTCCAGAGTTGTAATCAAGGGCATAAAGCCCGCTCACCAACCGACTGATAAAAAGACGGCCCATCACTTCGGCGCAAATGTCGTGGAAATGAGAGCCGGACCGAACAACCGAAAGGACAACAAATGTTCGCAGTCATTAAGACCGGTGGCAAGCAGTACCGCGTTGCCGCAAATGACCTGATCAAGATTGAAAAAGTTGCTGGCGAAGCTGGCGACATCGTAGAATTCGCAGAAGTTCTGCTGGTTGGCACGACGATCGGTGCTCCGACCGTAGCTGGCGCTCTCGTAACGGCTGAAGTCGTTGAGCAGGGCCGTGCACGCAAGGTTATCGCATTCAAGAAGCGTCGCCGTCAGAATTCGAAGCGCACCCGCGGTCATCGTCAGGAACAGACGACGATCCGTATCTCGGAGATCCTCACCGACGGCGCAAAGCCATCGAAGAAGGCCGCTGAGAAGAAGGCTCCTAAGGCAGACGCAGCTGAAGGCGAAGCCGCAAAGCCAAAGAAGGCAGCGCCTAAGAAGGCTGCAGCCAAGGCCGAGTCGGCTGAGTAAGTAGAAGAGATTAAAGGAGAAATCCAATGGCACACAAAAAAGCTGGTGGTTCGTCGCGTAACGGTCGCGATTCAGAGTCGAAGCGCCTGGGCGTGAAGAAGTTCGGCGGCGAAGCTGTCGTTTCTGGCAACATCATCGTGCGCCAACGCGGCACGAAGTGGCATCCGGGCGCCAATGTTGGCCTCGGTAAAGACCACACTATTTTTGCTACCACCAACGGTTCCGTTGCTTTCCGCACGAAAGCCAACGGTCGCACCTACGTATCGGTAAACCCGATCGCGGAAGCAGCAGAGTAAGCCGGGCACTCATAAATACCGGCGTCCCATTGGACCCGGTATATATGGCGACCAGCCTAAAGATCGAAGGGAAGATGGGACAACCATCTTCCCTTTTTGCATCTGGAGGACAGGCAAATGGTCGTCGAAGTTTTAGAAGAAGAATATTACGAGAGCTGTAGCGAGCGGGAGGCCAGTTATGCTGATCTCTCGCCTGGATTAGCAGATCAGTTAGATTGTCCCGTCCTTGTCACGGACCGGCTGGTGCTCCGCCCGCCGCACACCGAAGACGTGGATGCAATTTCCTATCTTGCCAATAACGCCCGCGTCTCCGCTATGCTCGCCCGTATGCCTCATCCATACACCCGCGAAAATGCAGTCGATTTTGTCGAGCGCGTCCGAAAAGGCGAGATGGGCAATTGCATCTATGCGATTACCCAAGCTGAAACTGGCATCTTCATGGGTTGTTGTGGCATCCATCCGCACAGCCATGGCGAAGGTCTGGAGATCGGCTATTGGCTGGGCGAGCCCTATTGGGGGCATGGCTTTGCCACGGAGGCGGCCCATGCATTGATCGACCTGGCTTTCCGGGCCACCGCAATCGAGCGTCTGCATGTTTCGTGCCACGCCAGCAACAGCGGTTCGCGCCGCGTGATTCATAAGTGCGGCTTCCAGTTTAGTAGCATGGGCATGGCGGATTCTCTTTCAGCCGGGAATGTCCCTGTCGAGCGTTATGTCCTCGACCGGCGGACCTGGATCGGCCTGAGAAGCTGGCAGTCATAATCAAAAAAAGGTCCTGCGTGCAAATCGCAGGACTGATAATCATTGGGGAATATAATGGACGATATTTACGCTGTTGCTCGGGAAAGGGTTGTTGTTCGCGCAGTGGATAAGGGAGACCTGCACCGGTTCCGCGCAATACGCCTGTCTGCATTGCAGCTTGCGCCGCAAACTTTCGGATCGACTTTTGAAGAAGAAAATGCCTATTCCGACAGCGTGTTTGCGCGTCGTCTGGAGCAGGTGAACGGCAATGTCATTTTCGGTGCCTTTGATGGTGAAAACCTGATGGGTATCGCTGGCTTTTTCCGCCATGAACGCAGGTCCGAGCGCCATCGTGGCACGCTGGTCAGTGTCTATGTTACACCGGAAGCGCGTGGCTTGCGACTTGGCAGGGCGCTTGTTGGGCAGATTATCGAACACGCGGCTGAGCACGTCGTGATACTGGATGCGAAAGTCGTGGCGACCAATGAGCCTGCGAAGCGCATCTATTATGAGCTTGGTTTCAAATCCTATGGTGTTGAACGCAAGTCGCTTTATGTGCAGGGTCAGTATCTGGATCAGGAACTGCTCTATATTGATTTCAGTGATCCTGAGTGGAAACTGAATTTAGGCTGAAAACCTTATGTTTCTGCTGTTTGCAGGACACGGGTTTTGCTGTAATTGCAAATCGGATTGCGCGCGATTGTGCGCGATCCCCAAGTTAAGACGCGCCAATCAAGTTCTTATGCGTCGCAAGAGGTAAGGTTCAATGAAATTTCTCGATCAGGCCAAGATTTATATCCGCTCCGGCAATGGCGGGGCGGGGGCCGTGTCGTTCCGCCGTGAGAAGTTTCTTGAATTCGGTGGCCCTGATGGCGGCGATGGCGGGCGCGGTGGCGATGTCTGGGTGGAAGCCGTCAATGGCCTCAATACGCTGATTGATTATCGCTATCAGCAACACTTCCGGGCCAAGACCGGTATGCATGGCATGGGCCGCAACATGACTGGCGGCAAGGGCGATGATGTCATTCTCAAAGTGCCGGTTGGTACGCAAATTTTTGAAGAAGATGATGAAACGCTGATCTGTGACATCACCGAAATTGGCCAGCGTTACCGTCTGGCCAAGGGTGGTAATGGCGGCTTTGGCAATCTGCATTTCACGACCTCGACCAATCGCGCGCCGCGTCGCGCCAATCCTGGTCAGGACGGCATTGAGCGTACACTTTGGCTGCGGCTCAAGCTGATTGCTGACGCTGGTCTGGTCGGCCTGCCGAATGCGGGTAAATCGACCTTTTTGGCAAGTGTGACGGCTGCAAAGCCCAAGATTGCCGATTATCCTTTTACGACGCTGCACCCCAACCTCGGTGTGGCACGCGTCGATGCGCGTGAATTCGTCATTGCCGATATTCCGGGCCTGATTGAGGGCGCCAGTGAAGGGATTGGTCTTGGCGATCGTTTCCTGGGTCATGTCGAGCGTACCCGCGTGCTTCTGCATCTGGTGTCGGCACAGGAAGAAGATGTTGCAAAGGCTTACACCGTCATTCGCGGTGAACTGGAGGCCTATGAACATGGCCTTGCGGACAAGACGGAAATCGTGGCGCTGTCGCAGATTGATACGCTTGATCCGGATGCACGCGAGGAAAAGGTGAAGGCGCTGAAGAAGGCTTGCGGGCGTGAGCCGCTGTTGCTTTCAGCTGTCAGCCATGAGGGTCTTAACGATGCGCTACGCCAGCTGGCGGCTGTTATTGATCATAGCCGTGCGCTTGAAGCTGGTACGGCTGAAGAAGAATAAGCATAGGGTTTTATTTGGTCGCGCATCTTGTCTGAAAACCGCTTCACACTTTTCGGGATGCGCTTGAGAATGCGGCGCAGGAAATGAAGATATGCTCAAACATCTTAAAGACTATCGCCGCATTGTTATCAAAATAGGTTCTGCCCTTCTGGTGGATCGCTCAACCGGACTCAAGCAAAACTGGCTTGAGAGCCTGGGTCAGGACATTGCGGCGCTTCATCATGCGGGCGTCGAAGTTCTGGTTGTTTCATCCGGTGCCATTGCGCTTGGACGTACTGTTCTTGGTTTGCCGAAAAAATCGCTGAAACTGGAAGAAAGTCAGGCGGCGGCAGCCGCCGGGCAAATTGCGCTCGCAAAAGCCTATGCCGATGTGCTTGGTGGCCATGGCATCAAGTCGGGTCAGATTCTCGTGACACTTTCGGATACGGAAGAGCGTCGCCGTTATCTCAATGCGCGCGCAACGATTGAAACGCTTCTGAAGCTCGGCGCCGTGCCGATCATTAATGAGAATGATACGGTTGCGACAACGGAAATCCGTTATGGCGATAATGATCGTCTGGCAGCCCGTGTTGCCACCATGATGGGGGCTGATCTTCTGATTCTGCTTTCGGATATTGATGGTCTTTACACGGCACCGCCGCATAAAGACCCGAATGCACAGTTTTTGCCGCTCGTTACAACAATCACACCTCAAATTGAGGCGATGGCGGGTGCCGCGGCATCAGAGCTTTCGCGCGGTGGCATGAAGACCAAGCTTGACGCGGGCAAGATAGCCAATGCGGCAGGCACTGCGATGATTATCACCTCCGGCACACGTATGGGGCCGCTTTCGGCTATTGATCGGGGGGAACGCGCGACATTGTTTGAACCAGCGCGTGCGCCGGTTAATGCGTGGAAGACCTGGATTTCCGGTAATCTCGAACCCGCTGGTCGTTTGAGTGTCGATGCCGGTGCAGCCAAGGCGCTGAAATCCGGCAAGTCGCTTTTGCCTGCGGGCGTGAAAGAGATTGTTGGTCAGTTTGAACGTGGCGATACGGTTGCAGTTCTCAACGAGGACGGCCGTGAAATCGCGCGCGGTCTGATTGCTTATGATGCGGAAGATGCGCGCAAAATTGCCGGGCACAAAAGCGATGAGATCGGTGCCATTCTTGGTTATGATGCGCGGGCTGCAATGATCCATCG harbors:
- a CDS encoding class I SAM-dependent methyltransferase gives rise to the protein MSQKIDTSELIVDFVGGAVGHRFRSGEGRGQALAKAAGLTGGITPDIVDATAGLGRDAFLLASLGAKVTLIERSEKMHDLLAEGLARAAAEGGQYAETVARMTLLHGDSSLLIPDLKPKVVLVDPMHPPRGNTALVKKEMRQIREIVGTDADSEKLMQVALEHAQNRVVLKWPLRAEPMAGLRKPSHQILGKSTRYDVFVKAKIVAI
- a CDS encoding pseudouridine synthase, with product MNELSDVSPVYNPPLEPYVSIIHRDTAILVLDKPSGLLSVPGRHPALSDSLATRVQKQFPEALMINRLDKDTSGLVLMSLNRKAHASIAAQFEARTTEKRYIAEVWGQVEHDEGLIDLPLAIDPDSKPRHRVDPDNGKPAQTRWQVLQRHQNSTRMQLFPLTGRTHQLRVHMKALGHVILGDAFYAEGDALASADRLLLHAEEVAFRHPDGRHVKFTAPCPF
- a CDS encoding DUF6880 family protein; this encodes MANHARISSDRLVEKIFSVVQYNVYGQYDPLIISIAPVSGEPGLQKLQNAIQRSISDNWDQNYSYGKLGSGPIDFS
- a CDS encoding nuclear transport factor 2 family protein translates to MPSTIEAAIDCEKQLRLAMISEDVDALDDLICDDLIFTGPIGNVMTKQDDLAAHRSRVLCIHSLDLFETRFQPVENMVIATAKANLTGLFDGMPISGVFAYTRLWRSVENGWRVQAGHCSQIGDI
- the rplU gene encoding 50S ribosomal protein L21 — encoded protein: MFAVIKTGGKQYRVAANDLIKIEKVAGEAGDIVEFAEVLLVGTTIGAPTVAGALVTAEVVEQGRARKVIAFKKRRRQNSKRTRGHRQEQTTIRISEILTDGAKPSKKAAEKKAPKADAAEGEAAKPKKAAPKKAAAKAESAE
- the rpmA gene encoding 50S ribosomal protein L27 is translated as MAHKKAGGSSRNGRDSESKRLGVKKFGGEAVVSGNIIVRQRGTKWHPGANVGLGKDHTIFATTNGSVAFRTKANGRTYVSVNPIAEAAE
- a CDS encoding GNAT family N-acetyltransferase, which translates into the protein MVVEVLEEEYYESCSEREASYADLSPGLADQLDCPVLVTDRLVLRPPHTEDVDAISYLANNARVSAMLARMPHPYTRENAVDFVERVRKGEMGNCIYAITQAETGIFMGCCGIHPHSHGEGLEIGYWLGEPYWGHGFATEAAHALIDLAFRATAIERLHVSCHASNSGSRRVIHKCGFQFSSMGMADSLSAGNVPVERYVLDRRTWIGLRSWQS
- a CDS encoding GNAT family N-acetyltransferase, with the translated sequence MDDIYAVARERVVVRAVDKGDLHRFRAIRLSALQLAPQTFGSTFEEENAYSDSVFARRLEQVNGNVIFGAFDGENLMGIAGFFRHERRSERHRGTLVSVYVTPEARGLRLGRALVGQIIEHAAEHVVILDAKVVATNEPAKRIYYELGFKSYGVERKSLYVQGQYLDQELLYIDFSDPEWKLNLG
- the obgE gene encoding GTPase ObgE, which encodes MKFLDQAKIYIRSGNGGAGAVSFRREKFLEFGGPDGGDGGRGGDVWVEAVNGLNTLIDYRYQQHFRAKTGMHGMGRNMTGGKGDDVILKVPVGTQIFEEDDETLICDITEIGQRYRLAKGGNGGFGNLHFTTSTNRAPRRANPGQDGIERTLWLRLKLIADAGLVGLPNAGKSTFLASVTAAKPKIADYPFTTLHPNLGVARVDAREFVIADIPGLIEGASEGIGLGDRFLGHVERTRVLLHLVSAQEEDVAKAYTVIRGELEAYEHGLADKTEIVALSQIDTLDPDAREEKVKALKKACGREPLLLSAVSHEGLNDALRQLAAVIDHSRALEAGTAEEE
- the proB gene encoding glutamate 5-kinase; amino-acid sequence: MLKHLKDYRRIVIKIGSALLVDRSTGLKQNWLESLGQDIAALHHAGVEVLVVSSGAIALGRTVLGLPKKSLKLEESQAAAAAGQIALAKAYADVLGGHGIKSGQILVTLSDTEERRRYLNARATIETLLKLGAVPIINENDTVATTEIRYGDNDRLAARVATMMGADLLILLSDIDGLYTAPPHKDPNAQFLPLVTTITPQIEAMAGAAASELSRGGMKTKLDAGKIANAAGTAMIITSGTRMGPLSAIDRGERATLFEPARAPVNAWKTWISGNLEPAGRLSVDAGAAKALKSGKSLLPAGVKEIVGQFERGDTVAVLNEDGREIARGLIAYDAEDARKIAGHKSDEIGAILGYDARAAMIHRNDLVVRGVTTAETEQA